TCATACTCCCCCTTTTTTAGCCGTTCTGTAAGTTCATTTTGCAACTCATAATTTTTACTATGGAAGAATTTCGTTTGTGTAATTCTTTTTGCATTAGACGTAAATAGTTGTACAAAAAAGTTTTGATAGAAACGTTTTATAAATGAATCCTCTCTATCAATAGTCTGACTCTTAAGCAATGAACTGGTTTTCTCAAGTTGTTCACGAGCCTTATTAATTACACTTTCATGATTGTGCCCTATTTTAACTTCAATAGGATAAAGATGTATTTTTACACCATTATCTTCTTGCTCCAAACCAATTAAAAGGACGTCATCACTATGTTTGCCCGAGACACCCAGGTTCTTAGCTGTAAAGATACCACCGGATTTGTTTAGGCTAACTGCACCAGCAACTCTTAATACCTCTTCCAACGAAACCGGAACCCACAGAATATCTTCATGATTGAAGTAAGCTAAAGCAGTTTTGATAGCAGCTAATATACTTAATTTTTCTTCAGTAAAATATCCTCTATTACCTAGTATTTTCAGTAGCCATTCTCCGTTGATCGTGTTAAAACCAGAAATAGCCTTATGTGCAGTCTTTAGCCGATCATCAGAAGTTATGTTAATCGAAGCCAAAAACTCTCTAATAACATCGTAATATTGTTCAGCACTACTCGTTACAGTTATAGCGTCATACCGACTAGATGAAGAATACTGATCATTGTAATGTATAACAAGCGAACCTTCCACTGTGTTTTCAAAGAAATCAAGATCAACACCAGGATCTATAAAGGTGACCCAGTTGGAGGATTGCAGGACACTTTGAATAACATGTAAATCGTCTAACGTCGTACATGCTACTATTCCTCGACCTTTATCATACGTGTTACTTGGATTATCCATATTAGAGGCTAACTCATTTAAGTAGTATGCACATTTAATCAATAGGTCGTCTTCCTCGAATTTGTAATCCATAATTCCGAAACCACTTCTATAGTCTTCTACATGTTTCTTAGCGGGAACAGTTGTGTAAAGCCCCTTCATAGACACGCCCGATTCTAATTGGTCCATTGGCTGGGAAGCAAACTGCTTTTGAGATTCCATCTTATAAAAAGATATATGAGCATATTCGAAAATGGAAGGTGGTTCACCTACATAAAATTTAATATTTTGATGTAATTCTTCTAGCAAATCTTCGGAAGACAGATTTGGATCATTGGATTTAAGCTTTAAATTAAAAACCTCTTCGAACTCATGGACACTTCTTGTTTCAGCAAATTTTTCACAAAAGCTGTCCTCTGAGTGATTGCGATATACATTGACAATTAGCGCTGGCATTCTATATGCACTTTGCTTATTCTTCTTATCTAAATACCACTGAAGAAGTCCACGAATAGCTCTATAATCATTCAATATGTTTATAATATTCACTTTGACTGGAGCCTTTGAGTTTTTTAAGAATAAATAAGAGAAATGTTCTTCAAATTGTTGTAACTTATCTTTAACTACTTTATCTAAATAAAGATCCGCATCCGCCACATTAGAAGTATCCATCCCCTTATAAACCATCCATCCTGGGATATTTTCTTGTGAGTCTGGACTATACACTACTTCCTGTTCACCGAAAATATAAGGGAGCAAACCATCTGGTTTCAAACGATCAAGTATCCCCTGATCTATTTGTTCATCCCTTAACTCAACAAGCTTTCTTAACTCAAAAGCAACATTTAATGGATGAAATGGAGTTAGCCACATTTCTTCCCCATTATTCTTATTTATGGTTCCTAACTTAAATAAACCTTTACTTTTGTTACCTGCTGGTTGTGTAGGATCCATATTTTCAACTTCTTTAGTAAACTGAGTAATATACTCTGTAGCTCGTTTCGTGATCTTTTCATCCCAATAAACAATGGAGGGTTCTCTCTTCATGAAAATATTCACAAATCGGTTATAAGCATTCCTGAGTTCAGGGGATAACTTAATATCTTCATCGATTATGAAATCCCCGCCAACATACGCACCTGCGCACGCCAATTCATCCACCCATTGATATTCTACATCCAAGAAAGTTTTATAATCATTTGGAATATAGTAATCTTGAGCGTGATTTCCGTTACTTGTTACTTTTGTTCCCTCTCTAGCAAAACTTAACTTTTGTTCGCGCTTAAGTTTAGCTAATCTGTTTGCTTTTATTGGGTGTGCATCTGGCTTTTCCCCATCTAATTCAATCCAAATATCAGTTTCTGAGTATCTTACCTTATAAACAATTCGGTCATCGCTATCTAACAGGACACTAGGAATTACGTATTGAGAACCATCAGAACTTTTCACATCCAAAACTTGGGATTCATCATGTATGTCTTCTATAGAACTTGGATTAATTCCTAGAGTAATTTTATCACTATCAAATGGCAGTTTAATGTATTGCTCTTTTTTCTTAACGACCACTTCAAACGAGCTATGGTAATCTTGAAAAATATGATCTTCAAATGGTAGAACACAAATATTAAACTCTGCACCTTTAGATGCTTTATCTTCATGCTTATAAACAAGTTTTTCATAAAGAGGTCCTTGGGAATCTCTATTTGAGAAAGACACTTCTAGCGATCTTTTTCGAACTTTAACATCTGTACCTAGAATCGGTTCTTTTAAGAAGTTTTTATGGAGTCCATCAACTTGGCTATTCTTTACGTCTATGTTTATGTGAAAGTTTAATTTCTCGGGCTGATTTGTATAGAAAAGAAGCTGATACTTTCTTTTTCCCGCCCCTTTATCAGAAAACGGCCGTAAGTAATAGTGGCAACTCACATTAGTTGGAATTTTTATGTCTTCAAATGACACTTTGGTTCCTTTGTCAACTTCCTTCCTAGCCTTGTTCGATTGAAAAACTACTGCAAAATCAAGTTCTTTCCAATTTTCTTTTTTTAGTTTGGGAATATCCTTATCTAAAAAGAACCTGGCAAACTCTTCGTCTTCTTGATTTAGTTCATTAAGCTGCTCTAATTTCAAATACAACTCTTTATTTTTATTTAGTCTTTCATCCAAATTATTACCTTTGGATTTACTCAGTTGTTCATCTCTAAACATCCCTAAATTTTGGTAATCTTGTTTTGATAATTTTTTTCTATTAATTATTTCAATTAGCTCTTTGTAATCATAGAATGTGGTAAACTGAACGATTCTCTCTTGATCAATTTGAGAGAGATAACTGGTTAGTACAATTTGGTCGGTAGAATCGCTTACACCTTCCTGAATGTTCTCTCTCAGAGTCTCAGAAAGAACATCTGGGTGCAGAGGCATTCCTTCACTCTGAAGCGAAACGCTTCCCCCACTTATAGAATCTAAATCATCAGAAATTATGCTGAGGAGAGCTTTTCCTTGCCAATTGTCTACTTGATCCCCGACTCGATTTCGCAGCGTGACCAAAAAGTCGTTAGTAACATAGCTTCCCGTATCCGCAATAACTAGATTCGCGCCTTTCCCACATTCCAATTGAGTTGTGGAATATTCTCCGCCACTCTCTAAGACATACTCAAAGCCTTTACTATTACTACAATTATTTAATGCTTGTTTTAAGGCTGATACATCTTCCGCATTATTTAATCTTAGATAATACCTTTCACCAGGTGTTGGATTAGCTCTATTAAAATAGTTATTAATTATCCTTGCTATGAATTCAAAGAATTGGTTTGACATATTGCGCATCACCACTATCACTCTTCTTTTCAATATAATTTTGTTGTTCTAATAAGCGAACCGCTTCCTTTTTGGAGTACTGATCAAACGTCATCCCTCTTCGTTCAAGTTCTTTAAAATAAGTTTTTAGAGGGATCTTTTCCTTACCAACAGCCACTGCACTTAATAAAAGAAAATCTTCTTGCTTGAGAGATAAAACAAATCCATGCTTTCCGCGCGCTTTCAAGAACTTTCCTTTGCCCAATTTTTCAATATTGTCCCCATACTTTTTATACACTCCTTCACTCATACCCTTATGAAGTTGACTAAACAAAGTGTTAAATAGTTCACTGAAAGACATATCGGAGTGCAAATCAGAAGGAATCGTTAAATATGCCAAATCAGAATACGTACGAATCCAATTTATTAATTTCTCCTTCTCCATCATTTGCTCTTCATTATTCAACCGATCAAGTTCTTCAACCAATTTTTGGTATGATTGTATATCTTTATTTGGGTTACGTGTGTTATGGCTCAAATGCGACATCGTGTGAATGTGAACAAAAAGATTTTTAGCATTCTTTTTGATGAACTGGAAATCCAGAACAGCATTTCGATAGCTTCCAACGCCTGTTTCCCAATCAAAGGTGAAGTGAAGAGGATTCATAAATTCTGTCGAATGAGCATTCCCAAACCTTTGAGCGTTCCTTAAGAATTGGAGGACGTATTGAAAAACATAATAGTGTATGAGATGAAAGAAATGAGTAATAAAGTAATCCTTATGTTCACTTAAAAACATAAAATCACACGCAAACATTTCTTTTATATCTGGGCTAATACTTGAGAATTTAGTTGCATTTAAATGATCTCCTGTATTAGCCTCCAAATCCGGAAGTGAAGAAATGATTAGCTCTGTTAAAAGGTTGTCTGTGTCTTTTTTAGAGAACAAAGAGGATATTTCTGGCTTGTTATAGAATAATAAATCATAAATAAACCTCGCGTACTTTCCTTTTTCTCCTTTGTTTTCCGTGCTTGTAATATAATTAAACAAGTATAGGTGAAGCGGCTTTAAATCTGACCCATTCTTGTATAAATACTCCTCCAAAAACTTCGTAAGTACCTCCTGATGCATATCTTCAGGAAAACTCACATCTTCAATTACCATGTTTACTAAGGGATACTCAGAAAAATAATAATCCCCTTCATACTTTAAATTGGGTTCTTTTAAGCTATTACTTAATCGAACCAACTCTCCAATGATCTCGTTGATTCCCTCGCTAAAAACGTTAGACTTACGAGAAGAATTAAAGGGGAAAGCGTTTTTTATATCCCCTGTATCATGTGACAAACGACCATCTTTTTGCTTTTTACGTAAGATTCCTTCAATAGGTTCAAAATTAAAAAATCCGCTCATTAATCTTCCACCTTCTCAAATGCAAATAATCCCGTAAATTGCTTTTCCAAGCTAAACAAATCTTTTTCCCCATGATAATGAATAAGAAGATCCGAATTTTTACTTTTCGAGATTAACTGATCCATAAATGTTATAAAACTCAGCCCGTCTTCATAATCCTTTTTGTTAGGTCGATATCCATCGGATACCTTGGAGAGTAACTGAAATAATGGATAGTCTATTTCTAGGCAAAGGTCATTAGATGGCATACTCCCAACGAATCTCAAGGAAATAGTTGTGCTGAAAGACTCAAATTCTTCGTGTGTAATTTGTGCTTTTGAAGTATCTAGCAATGGTCTATATTCGAGTTTTTGAGCCACTCTATAAGATTCACTCAAGTTGTTTATATATATATATCCTCGCTTAGGTGAACCTTTCCAAGAAAAAATAACATTCCTAATTTTTTCATAGATTTCTGTGATGATTTTTTTGTCACCGCGATTATATCCATACAGAAAGCGAATATACTGCTTCATATATTGGTTATCTAATTCCTCTTGTAAGATAGGATCAGTAAGATAGCCAGCGCGCAGAAAGCACTTTGTTAATGATTGGAACACTTCGTCTTCAAGTGAGTTCTCACTTTCTTGAAGCAATTCGATAATTGGATTAAAGATTTTTTTGTAACTCTTCTCACCTATATTTTCATGAACTACTTTTTTGAAATTATTAGTGCTGTAAATACTATTTATAACTTTATCTAAAGTTTTTGACCTTAAATGTATTGGGTCATACTTATAAAAGCGGTCAATTAATTCACTTTTGCCTCTGTTACTAAAGATAAGGGAAGGCAAAGAGTACTCTATGCGCTCAAACTCTGTCATATTCTCAATACGGATATCTTCTAAATCTGTATTTGATGGAATTAAAATATCAGCAAGGAAATTTAAAAATGATCTAGTAGAAATAACTACTTTATCCTCTAAGATCATAGAAC
This sequence is a window from Bacillus sp. SB49. Protein-coding genes within it:
- the dptH gene encoding DNA phosphorothioation-dependent restriction protein DptH — its product is MRNMSNQFFEFIARIINNYFNRANPTPGERYYLRLNNAEDVSALKQALNNCSNSKGFEYVLESGGEYSTTQLECGKGANLVIADTGSYVTNDFLVTLRNRVGDQVDNWQGKALLSIISDDLDSISGGSVSLQSEGMPLHPDVLSETLRENIQEGVSDSTDQIVLTSYLSQIDQERIVQFTTFYDYKELIEIINRKKLSKQDYQNLGMFRDEQLSKSKGNNLDERLNKNKELYLKLEQLNELNQEDEEFARFFLDKDIPKLKKENWKELDFAVVFQSNKARKEVDKGTKVSFEDIKIPTNVSCHYYLRPFSDKGAGKRKYQLLFYTNQPEKLNFHINIDVKNSQVDGLHKNFLKEPILGTDVKVRKRSLEVSFSNRDSQGPLYEKLVYKHEDKASKGAEFNICVLPFEDHIFQDYHSSFEVVVKKKEQYIKLPFDSDKITLGINPSSIEDIHDESQVLDVKSSDGSQYVIPSVLLDSDDRIVYKVRYSETDIWIELDGEKPDAHPIKANRLAKLKREQKLSFAREGTKVTSNGNHAQDYYIPNDYKTFLDVEYQWVDELACAGAYVGGDFIIDEDIKLSPELRNAYNRFVNIFMKREPSIVYWDEKITKRATEYITQFTKEVENMDPTQPAGNKSKGLFKLGTINKNNGEEMWLTPFHPLNVAFELRKLVELRDEQIDQGILDRLKPDGLLPYIFGEQEVVYSPDSQENIPGWMVYKGMDTSNVADADLYLDKVVKDKLQQFEEHFSYLFLKNSKAPVKVNIINILNDYRAIRGLLQWYLDKKNKQSAYRMPALIVNVYRNHSEDSFCEKFAETRSVHEFEEVFNLKLKSNDPNLSSEDLLEELHQNIKFYVGEPPSIFEYAHISFYKMESQKQFASQPMDQLESGVSMKGLYTTVPAKKHVEDYRSGFGIMDYKFEEDDLLIKCAYYLNELASNMDNPSNTYDKGRGIVACTTLDDLHVIQSVLQSSNWVTFIDPGVDLDFFENTVEGSLVIHYNDQYSSSSRYDAITVTSSAEQYYDVIREFLASINITSDDRLKTAHKAISGFNTINGEWLLKILGNRGYFTEEKLSILAAIKTALAYFNHEDILWVPVSLEEVLRVAGAVSLNKSGGIFTAKNLGVSGKHSDDVLLIGLEQEDNGVKIHLYPIEVKIGHNHESVINKAREQLEKTSSLLKSQTIDREDSFIKRFYQNFFVQLFTSNAKRITQTKFFHSKNYELQNELTERLKKGEYDFVNSLDSYIGKGAVISFKKGTFVRTNEIDSSTLLLEMSKEDDLKPCIVEDVEELEDWLTNASTDFNKDIILKYSFKGDKKPEENVKEKIFKFLTE
- the dptG gene encoding DNA phosphorothioation-dependent restriction protein DptG, which encodes MSGFFNFEPIEGILRKKQKDGRLSHDTGDIKNAFPFNSSRKSNVFSEGINEIIGELVRLSNSLKEPNLKYEGDYYFSEYPLVNMVIEDVSFPEDMHQEVLTKFLEEYLYKNGSDLKPLHLYLFNYITSTENKGEKGKYARFIYDLLFYNKPEISSLFSKKDTDNLLTELIISSLPDLEANTGDHLNATKFSSISPDIKEMFACDFMFLSEHKDYFITHFFHLIHYYVFQYVLQFLRNAQRFGNAHSTEFMNPLHFTFDWETGVGSYRNAVLDFQFIKKNAKNLFVHIHTMSHLSHNTRNPNKDIQSYQKLVEELDRLNNEEQMMEKEKLINWIRTYSDLAYLTIPSDLHSDMSFSELFNTLFSQLHKGMSEGVYKKYGDNIEKLGKGKFLKARGKHGFVLSLKQEDFLLLSAVAVGKEKIPLKTYFKELERRGMTFDQYSKKEAVRLLEQQNYIEKKSDSGDAQYVKPIL